One Tumebacillus sp. BK434 genomic window carries:
- a CDS encoding DUF1641 domain-containing protein, translated as MAKATTVIEKRVPTQAEQEAEAMQEVMSAVAKNKDALLTFLDVLGELQESGALDMAHGALKSRHQIGVIGIGQLNKSGAQNIIKNGMSTVQFLAQLDPNKLQTMLGAVASGVDSAVTAEEQRPQKKPGLYDLFKRMRDPQVTSALGMMLNFLRGMGAAKGRDGDGN; from the coding sequence GTGGCTAAAGCGACCACTGTGATCGAAAAACGGGTGCCGACGCAAGCGGAGCAGGAAGCGGAGGCGATGCAGGAAGTGATGAGCGCCGTTGCCAAAAACAAAGACGCGCTGCTCACCTTCCTCGATGTGCTCGGCGAACTGCAGGAATCGGGGGCGCTGGACATGGCGCATGGCGCGCTGAAAAGCCGTCACCAGATCGGTGTGATCGGCATCGGTCAACTGAACAAATCGGGCGCGCAAAACATAATCAAGAACGGCATGAGCACAGTGCAATTCCTCGCACAGCTCGATCCGAACAAACTGCAGACGATGCTCGGGGCGGTGGCGTCCGGCGTGGACAGCGCCGTCACAGCCGAAGAGCAGCGTCCGCAGAAGAAGCCGGGGCTTTACGATCTGTTCAAGCGAATGCGCGACCCGCAGGTGACATCGGCACTCGGCATGATGCTGAATTTCCTGCGCGGCATGGGCGCAGCGAAAGGCAGGGACGGAGATGGCAACTGA
- the fdhF gene encoding formate dehydrogenase subunit alpha: MSEQPFTIRINDQEFACQPGQSVLQAAEAHDFYMPNICYHTQLGPIQSCDTCMVEIDGELKRACSTLAEPGMTVNSVSEKAKAAQLEAMQRILQNHELYCTVCDNNNGNCKVHNTADYLQVEHNKYEFTPKPYPPDNSHPFYRYEPDQCILCGRCVEACQDLQVNETLTIDWSLERPRVLWDDGRPIDESSCVSCGHCVTVCPCNALMEKSMLGEAGYLTGIPNDLLLPMIDLTKAVEPGYQEIFAISEIESAMRDHRIKRTKTVCTYCGVGCSFEVWTKDRKILKIEPQAEAPVNGISTCVKGKFGWDFINSEERLTKPLIRQGDRFVEATWEEALDLIGEKLGAVKETYGPDSIGYIASSKCSNEENYIFQKFARAIMGTNNVDNCSRYCQSPATAGLMRTVGIGGDSGTIRDLAAADLVVVVGANPAESHPVLATRIKRAQKLRGQKLLVLDLRKHELGERADLFLRPNPGTDLIWLSAVTKYILDQGWEDQAFLQRRVNGFAEYKASLEPYTLEYASEKTGMTREQLIQVATMIHDAKSVCICWAMGVTQHLGGTDTSTAISNLLLVTGNYGREGTGAYPLRGHNNVQGACDFGTMPAWFPGYEAVESDEVRSKYERAWNVTLPKQPGLNNHQMIETIHSGKLKAMYLFGEDMGLVDSNSNHVDSAFEQLEFFVVQDIFFTRTAQFADVVLPAAPSLEKEGTFTNTERRIQRFYKALDPLGDSKPDWEIIQLVANRFGANWNYQSPAEIMDEAATLAPIFAGVSYDRLEGWNSQVWPVEPDGASTPLLFTERFAFPDDKARLFPVEWTPPFDPGEEYDLHLNNGRLLEHFHEGNMTYKSEGLTHKVPREWLEISPELAQERGIRSGALVRLTSPYGSVKVHVEVTDRVRGRELYITMNSRGEGAVNKLTSSYHDKITHTPNYKEMSVKMEVLEASGERPLPKWNHRFGNRQPQIGVRIEEKWQRDDYIPIPEEIEGGGQRG; encoded by the coding sequence ATGAGTGAACAGCCTTTTACCATACGCATCAACGATCAGGAATTTGCCTGCCAGCCCGGCCAGTCGGTGCTGCAGGCGGCAGAGGCGCATGATTTTTACATGCCGAACATCTGCTACCACACCCAGCTCGGCCCGATCCAAAGCTGCGACACCTGCATGGTCGAGATCGACGGCGAGTTAAAGCGCGCCTGCTCGACGCTGGCAGAACCGGGCATGACGGTCAACTCCGTCTCGGAGAAAGCAAAAGCGGCGCAGTTGGAAGCGATGCAGCGGATCTTGCAAAATCACGAGCTGTACTGCACGGTGTGCGACAACAACAACGGCAACTGCAAAGTCCACAACACGGCCGACTACCTGCAGGTCGAGCACAACAAATATGAATTCACCCCCAAGCCTTATCCGCCGGACAACTCTCATCCGTTCTATCGCTATGAGCCCGACCAGTGCATTCTCTGCGGACGCTGCGTGGAAGCGTGTCAGGATCTGCAGGTCAACGAGACGCTGACGATCGATTGGAGCCTGGAGCGCCCGCGCGTGCTGTGGGACGACGGGCGCCCGATCGACGAAAGCTCCTGCGTCTCCTGCGGGCACTGCGTCACCGTCTGCCCGTGCAACGCTTTGATGGAAAAATCGATGCTCGGCGAAGCGGGCTACCTGACCGGCATCCCGAACGATCTGCTCCTGCCGATGATCGACTTGACGAAAGCGGTGGAGCCGGGCTATCAGGAGATCTTTGCGATCTCCGAGATCGAGTCGGCGATGCGCGACCACCGCATCAAGCGCACGAAGACGGTCTGCACGTATTGTGGGGTGGGCTGCTCGTTCGAAGTCTGGACGAAAGACCGCAAGATCCTCAAGATCGAACCGCAGGCGGAAGCGCCGGTCAATGGCATCTCGACCTGTGTCAAAGGCAAGTTCGGCTGGGATTTCATCAACAGCGAAGAGCGCCTGACCAAGCCCTTGATCCGCCAAGGGGACAGATTCGTCGAAGCGACGTGGGAAGAAGCGCTCGACCTGATCGGGGAGAAGCTGGGTGCTGTGAAAGAAACATACGGCCCGGACTCGATCGGCTATATCGCGTCGTCGAAGTGCTCCAACGAAGAGAACTACATCTTCCAAAAGTTCGCCCGCGCCATCATGGGCACGAACAACGTGGACAACTGTTCGCGCTACTGCCAGTCCCCGGCGACGGCCGGCCTGATGCGCACCGTGGGCATCGGCGGCGACTCCGGCACGATCCGCGACCTCGCCGCCGCCGACCTCGTCGTGGTGGTCGGGGCCAACCCGGCCGAGTCGCATCCGGTGCTGGCGACCCGGATCAAGCGGGCGCAAAAGCTGCGCGGGCAGAAGCTGCTCGTGCTCGACCTGCGCAAACACGAGCTGGGCGAGCGCGCCGACCTGTTCCTGCGCCCGAACCCTGGCACCGACCTGATCTGGCTGTCGGCGGTGACGAAATACATCCTCGATCAAGGCTGGGAAGATCAGGCGTTCCTGCAGCGCCGCGTCAACGGCTTCGCGGAGTACAAAGCATCGCTCGAACCGTACACCTTGGAGTACGCCAGCGAAAAAACGGGCATGACGCGCGAGCAATTGATCCAAGTGGCGACGATGATCCACGATGCAAAATCGGTCTGCATCTGTTGGGCGATGGGCGTCACTCAGCACTTGGGCGGCACGGACACTTCGACGGCGATCTCCAACCTGCTGCTCGTCACCGGCAACTACGGACGCGAAGGCACCGGAGCTTACCCGCTGCGCGGCCACAACAACGTGCAGGGCGCCTGCGACTTCGGCACGATGCCGGCCTGGTTCCCCGGTTACGAAGCGGTGGAAAGCGACGAAGTGCGCTCCAAGTATGAACGGGCGTGGAACGTCACACTGCCCAAGCAGCCGGGTCTGAACAACCACCAGATGATCGAGACGATCCACAGCGGCAAACTGAAGGCGATGTATCTGTTTGGCGAAGACATGGGGCTGGTCGATTCGAACTCCAACCATGTCGACTCGGCGTTTGAGCAGCTGGAGTTTTTCGTCGTGCAGGACATCTTCTTCACGCGCACGGCGCAGTTTGCCGACGTGGTGCTGCCGGCCGCGCCGAGCCTGGAGAAAGAAGGCACGTTTACCAATACGGAACGCCGCATCCAGCGCTTCTACAAGGCGCTCGATCCCCTTGGCGATTCCAAGCCGGACTGGGAGATCATTCAACTGGTCGCCAACCGCTTCGGCGCGAACTGGAACTATCAGAGCCCGGCGGAGATCATGGACGAGGCGGCGACGCTGGCCCCGATTTTTGCCGGGGTGTCGTACGACCGTCTGGAAGGCTGGAATTCGCAGGTCTGGCCGGTCGAGCCGGATGGCGCCTCCACGCCGCTCCTGTTCACCGAGCGCTTCGCGTTCCCCGATGACAAGGCGCGCCTGTTCCCGGTGGAGTGGACGCCGCCGTTCGATCCGGGCGAAGAGTACGACCTGCACTTGAACAACGGGCGTCTCTTGGAGCATTTCCATGAAGGCAACATGACGTACAAATCGGAAGGCTTGACGCACAAAGTGCCGCGTGAATGGCTTGAGATCTCGCCGGAGTTGGCGCAGGAGCGGGGGATTCGCTCCGGGGCGCTGGTGCGGTTGACCTCCCCGTACGGCAGCGTGAAAGTCCATGTCGAAGTCACCGACCGCGTGCGCGGACGCGAGCTGTACATCACGATGAACTCGCGCGGCGAAGGCGCGGTGAACAAGCTGACCTCGTCCTACCACGATAAGATCACGCACACGCCGAACTACAAGGAGATGAGCGTGAAGATGGAAGTGCTGGAGGCGAGCGGCGAGCGTCCGTTGCCGAAATGGAACCACCGCTTCGGCAATCGTCAGCCGCAGATCGGCGTGCGGATCGAAGAGAAGTGGCAGCGCGACGACTACATCCCGATCCCTGAGGAGATCGAAGGAGGCGGGCAGCGTGGCTAA
- a CDS encoding thiamine pyrophosphate-dependent enzyme, whose product MMKMTDVMQAVLNRYPDALYVSTCGYISRDFFNLRDTEDNFYLLGSMGMAAPVGLGLALTHPERTVVVFDGDGSFMMNLGAIAMVTAERPNNLVHVVLDNRMYESTGGQKPVQFENMVDVAKAAGYAHAVRLGDESDFDKLDGLEGLTFVQAMIAPRTEKIGKRIHWTPQELVARFRLAAQKG is encoded by the coding sequence ATGATGAAGATGACAGATGTGATGCAAGCGGTGTTGAACCGATATCCGGACGCGCTGTATGTGAGCACCTGCGGGTATATTTCGCGGGACTTTTTCAACCTGCGGGACACGGAGGACAATTTCTACCTCCTCGGCTCGATGGGGATGGCCGCGCCGGTCGGACTGGGCTTGGCGCTGACGCACCCGGAGCGGACGGTGGTGGTGTTTGACGGAGACGGCTCGTTCATGATGAACCTCGGCGCGATCGCGATGGTCACGGCGGAGCGGCCGAACAATCTCGTGCACGTCGTGCTCGACAACCGCATGTACGAAAGCACGGGCGGGCAGAAGCCGGTGCAGTTTGAAAACATGGTCGATGTGGCGAAGGCGGCGGGCTATGCGCATGCGGTGCGGCTCGGCGACGAGAGCGATTTTGACAAGCTGGACGGGCTGGAGGGCCTGACATTCGTGCAGGCGATGATCGCGCCGCGCACCGAGAAGATCGGCAAGCGCATTCACTGGACGCCGCAGGAGCTCGTGGCGCGGTTTCGGCTGGCAGCACAGAAAGGGTGA
- a CDS encoding heavy metal-associated domain-containing protein, which produces MATEKMVIRGMKLPVDGEKVGHALRQVWGIQEVALNFQAGEVTVKYDERAASLQDFQQAIIDCGFETAE; this is translated from the coding sequence ATGGCAACTGAAAAGATGGTGATCCGCGGCATGAAGCTGCCGGTCGACGGTGAAAAAGTCGGCCATGCCCTGCGCCAAGTCTGGGGCATTCAGGAAGTCGCTCTGAACTTTCAAGCCGGGGAAGTGACGGTCAAGTACGATGAGCGGGCCGCATCCCTGCAAGATTTTCAACAAGCGATCATCGATTGCGGATTCGAAACTGCCGAGTAG
- the fdhD gene encoding formate dehydrogenase accessory sulfurtransferase FdhD has product MHKVVSRQVLTYRDGALEHRDDQVVTEYPLTIFLNDEEFATLVCTPEHLESLTVGFLASEGVITRFSDIKSVLVEEARGLVHVETHRMNALSQNLHSKRYLTSCCGKSRQSFYFYNDAKTAKRLAERRVRLTVQDCFALMQAMQSGADIFRETGGVHNAALCDRSGIVLARLDIGRHNALDKIYGHCLQHDIPLDDKALVFSGRVSSEVLLKAAKIGCEIVLSKSAPTELALELADELGITVVGFIRNRSLNVYTHPDRIAVE; this is encoded by the coding sequence ATGCACAAAGTCGTATCTCGTCAAGTGCTCACCTATCGGGACGGTGCCCTGGAGCACCGCGACGATCAGGTGGTGACCGAATATCCGCTGACGATCTTTTTGAACGATGAAGAATTTGCCACGCTGGTCTGCACACCGGAGCATCTGGAAAGCTTGACGGTGGGCTTTTTGGCGTCCGAAGGCGTGATCACCCGCTTCTCAGACATCAAAAGCGTACTCGTCGAGGAAGCGCGCGGCTTGGTGCATGTGGAAACTCACCGCATGAATGCGCTTTCACAAAATTTGCACTCGAAACGCTACCTCACGTCCTGTTGCGGGAAAAGCCGCCAGAGCTTCTATTTCTACAACGATGCGAAGACGGCCAAGCGGCTCGCCGAGCGGCGCGTCCGGCTGACCGTGCAGGACTGCTTTGCCTTGATGCAGGCGATGCAGAGCGGCGCCGACATCTTCCGCGAGACGGGCGGCGTACACAACGCCGCGCTCTGCGACCGGTCGGGCATCGTCCTCGCCCGCCTCGACATCGGCCGCCACAATGCGCTCGATAAGATCTACGGGCACTGCCTGCAGCATGACATCCCGCTCGATGACAAAGCGCTCGTCTTCTCCGGCCGCGTCTCCTCCGAAGTGCTGCTGAAAGCTGCCAAGATCGGCTGTGAAATCGTGCTTTCCAAATCAGCGCCGACCGAGCTCGCCCTTGAGCTGGCCGACGAGCTCGGCATCACCGTCGTCGGCTTTATCCGCAACCGGTCGT
- a CDS encoding thiamine pyrophosphate-binding protein encodes MNNVAERFLTTLLDHGYRSYTGVPCSLLKGAFRFLEDEMLQEAPRLRYVSSVREDSALGLAAGMYLGGEKPVVLMQNSGVGYCLNVLTSMLLIYDIPMVMVISWRGAEGMNDAVEHDIIGARLLDVLGSIGVAHVLFDPQAPEASVEACLRKVEEVNQPVALIIREAV; translated from the coding sequence ATGAACAATGTCGCTGAGCGTTTTTTGACTACGTTGCTGGATCATGGGTATCGTTCTTATACAGGAGTGCCGTGCTCGCTGCTCAAGGGCGCGTTTCGATTTTTGGAAGATGAGATGCTGCAGGAAGCGCCGCGCCTGCGTTACGTGAGTTCGGTGCGCGAAGATTCGGCGCTCGGTCTGGCGGCCGGGATGTATCTCGGCGGTGAGAAGCCGGTCGTGCTGATGCAGAACTCCGGGGTGGGCTATTGCTTAAACGTGCTGACGTCGATGTTGTTGATCTACGACATTCCGATGGTCATGGTCATCTCGTGGCGCGGGGCGGAAGGCATGAACGACGCGGTGGAGCATGACATCATCGGTGCGCGTCTGCTGGACGTTCTCGGGTCGATCGGCGTCGCGCACGTCCTGTTCGATCCGCAAGCGCCGGAAGCGAGCGTCGAGGCGTGTCTTCGCAAGGTCGAGGAAGTGAATCAGCCGGTAGCTTTGATCATTCGGGAAGCGGTGTGA
- a CDS encoding MFS transporter, giving the protein MVSTQIFRNRNFLYYWTGSLFAGLGDAVFALALTWLVVESTGSAAMVGALFLTMGVPRVVLTLFAGVLVDRLQPIRGMILCEWVRVLTSGGLFVLGLLGPLPLWSLFAAAFVFGVLEAFFWPAASAVRQRLVEPEFYTQASGLLMIAMKTTVIIGPLLGGTLVALSSYRAVLAIVAAAFLAGLVLLSFVRLTFDRVELQAAKHSSYWKDLREGIVYIMKTPLILTTSLVAFLVNACSSIAPVAVPFLAASFGGGAQEFGWLNTSIGIGGTIGAVLFAVILIKRPTPRMTLIACFAEGLVFLTLGLAGQFWLALVLIALIGITDAAINVIAPSVNQSIIPPELVGRVISVMILLMSGSVPLAQALGGYLVQTIGVQQVFLLNGSLEMLIAGFAFFLPVIARYQTAKAST; this is encoded by the coding sequence ATGGTCTCGACGCAGATTTTTAGAAATCGCAATTTTTTATATTATTGGACGGGCAGTCTGTTTGCCGGCTTGGGCGATGCGGTGTTCGCCTTGGCTTTGACATGGCTGGTGGTGGAGTCGACCGGGTCGGCGGCGATGGTCGGGGCGCTGTTTTTGACGATGGGCGTTCCGCGCGTCGTGCTGACTTTGTTTGCCGGGGTGCTGGTCGACCGGCTGCAGCCGATTCGCGGCATGATCCTCTGCGAATGGGTGCGGGTGCTGACCAGCGGAGGTCTGTTCGTGCTGGGTCTGTTGGGACCGCTGCCGCTGTGGAGTCTGTTTGCGGCGGCGTTCGTGTTCGGCGTGCTGGAAGCGTTTTTTTGGCCGGCCGCGTCGGCCGTCAGACAGCGGCTGGTCGAGCCGGAGTTCTACACGCAGGCGAGCGGGCTGCTGATGATCGCGATGAAGACGACGGTGATCATCGGGCCGCTGCTCGGCGGAACGCTGGTCGCGCTCAGCAGCTACAGGGCGGTGCTGGCGATCGTCGCGGCTGCGTTTTTGGCAGGGCTGGTGCTGCTGAGCTTCGTTCGCCTCACGTTTGACCGGGTGGAGCTGCAGGCGGCGAAGCACAGCTCTTATTGGAAGGACTTGCGTGAAGGCATCGTCTATATCATGAAAACCCCGCTGATTTTGACGACGTCGCTGGTCGCCTTTTTGGTCAATGCCTGCTCCAGCATTGCGCCGGTCGCGGTGCCGTTTCTGGCGGCATCATTTGGCGGCGGGGCGCAGGAGTTCGGCTGGCTGAACACCAGCATCGGGATCGGCGGGACGATCGGGGCGGTTCTGTTCGCCGTGATCCTCATCAAACGCCCGACGCCGCGGATGACGCTGATCGCTTGTTTTGCGGAAGGCCTGGTCTTTCTGACCTTGGGGCTTGCCGGCCAGTTCTGGCTGGCGCTGGTCTTGATCGCCTTGATCGGCATCACCGACGCGGCAATCAACGTGATCGCGCCCAGCGTCAATCAGTCGATCATCCCGCCCGAGCTGGTGGGGCGGGTGATTTCGGTGATGATCTTGCTGATGTCAGGATCTGTACCGCTCGCGCAGGCGCTGGGCGGGTATCTGGTGCAGACGATTGGCGTGCAGCAGGTGTTTTTGCTGAACGGCTCGTTGGAAATGCTGATCGCAGGCTTTGCCTTCTTCTTGCCGGTGATCGCCCGCTATCAAACAGCGAAAGCCTCCACTTGA
- a CDS encoding isopentenyl phosphate kinase: MYVVKIGGSLLTDKNGYCAPNREMVRRYARTIASAWDRLRGNLILVVGGGSYGNAVPIRYNLKDAALPWQDQDLSMMTVKMFEWLSLVTEIFREEGVPCYPFQPSGFVVTDDKQPVRFFVEPVQHVLDHGVLPVFSGDLVFDLKRQFIIFSSDNIPELFVDRMRLQRVVMLTDVEGVLEYAEDGLARSVVPQVTKENYREVLLCTGPSRKQDITGGMKNKLEALLRLAEKGVEGVVACGREAETLLPALFEDKPDGTVIRPWVKRGLVEDVDRVFGL; encoded by the coding sequence ATGTATGTGGTCAAGATTGGCGGCAGTCTGCTAACCGATAAAAACGGCTATTGCGCGCCGAACCGGGAGATGGTGCGACGCTACGCCCGCACGATCGCCTCGGCGTGGGACCGGCTGCGCGGCAACCTGATCCTGGTCGTCGGCGGCGGTTCCTACGGGAATGCGGTGCCGATCCGCTACAACTTGAAAGACGCGGCGCTTCCTTGGCAGGATCAGGACCTGTCGATGATGACGGTGAAGATGTTCGAATGGCTGTCGCTGGTCACGGAGATCTTTCGGGAGGAGGGGGTGCCTTGCTACCCCTTCCAGCCGAGCGGCTTTGTGGTCACAGATGACAAGCAGCCGGTGCGCTTTTTTGTGGAGCCGGTGCAGCATGTGCTGGATCACGGGGTGCTGCCGGTGTTTTCGGGTGATTTGGTGTTCGATTTGAAGCGGCAGTTTATCATCTTTTCCAGCGACAACATCCCGGAGCTGTTCGTCGACCGGATGCGATTGCAGCGCGTCGTGATGCTGACCGATGTCGAGGGGGTGCTGGAGTACGCCGAAGACGGCTTGGCGCGCAGTGTAGTGCCGCAGGTGACGAAGGAAAACTACCGGGAAGTGCTGCTCTGCACAGGGCCGTCGCGGAAGCAGGACATCACCGGCGGGATGAAAAACAAGCTGGAAGCGCTGCTGCGCCTCGCTGAAAAGGGCGTGGAAGGCGTGGTGGCCTGCGGGCGTGAGGCGGAAACGCTGCTGCCCGCACTGTTTGAGGACAAGCCGGACGGCACGGTGATCCGGCCGTGGGTGAAGAGAGGATTGGTTGAAGATGTTGATCGCGTTTTCGGGCTGTGA